A single genomic interval of Xyrauchen texanus isolate HMW12.3.18 chromosome 48, RBS_HiC_50CHRs, whole genome shotgun sequence harbors:
- the safb gene encoding scaffold attachment factor B1: MSDSLTADVGPTEVGVRKLSELRVIDLKAELKRRNLDISGNKGLLSERLKKAIEEEGGNPDEIVVHLEITPKKTPRRTPKGKRQDNDDPEDCTLEEDSVDGQDDSDAIPENLQEMDIMDMNVLDEADMGNEDGDDEDEHEELQDTHSNEENASSLREDAVNNHNMEEASDAIMSRSEEEQMEASGANVKENQDAACQEDDGEDGHEDDKESEKVAGSCMSEPIKEDCTEEEKSSVWESHKEEDNVHNLSNVEDASNLEAESTACEADIDTAKQNEVQSTSKDQANDQDNLVNTESTSAQATNDNETVLCEIESAVDSERASKEDGVEESKKTESAESSEGKESSVQGDDQTKSGDEDKSSKPESKDDKGSAGASGRNLWVSGLSSNTRATDLKNLFSKYGKVVGAKVVTNARSPGARCYGFVTMCSTEEATKCISHLHRTELHGRMISVERAKNEPAGKKPTDKSDCKNAGTDRRLSSDSKTEKAENNDEKTESSDGKEPGGERTVVMDKSKGEPVISVKTKSKERSTKSRDRKSSSKDRKDILSFDQIKEQRERERQRQREREIREVERRKHSGDRDSRLERERIRLFREREEKERLMKRRNWLELEKQKLDADRMERELLERERIRVEYERRREQERIHRERVELRRQQEQLRFEQDRRPLKRPYDMDGRKDDWQMKRMNMDDRCGRSDFGRQDRYQDFDHRDRSRYQDDMMIDRRGGLLGDRDNQHFSDRDRHSRDNRDNWGGSYDKRGMNPTRPVPGSRDNRDWEPGRKMDGDRNWQGPDRGVPGQGHIARGGMASRGGYIPTGTSQSLSGALNRPNQIIPGSGMQGGGAFGRRY; this comes from the exons ATGTCAGACTCGTTGACAGCAGATGTGGGACCTACGGAGGTGGGGGTTCGCAAGTTATCCGAGCTGAGGGTGATCGATCTGAAGGCCGAACTGAAGCGGCGAAACCTCGACATAAGCGGCAATAAAGGCCTGCTTTCAGAGAGACTCAAAAAG GCTATTGAAGAAGAGGGGGGCAATCCAGATGAGATTGTTGTACACCTTGAAATAACTCCCAAGAAAACACCACGACGAACTCCTAAAG GAAAAAGGCAAGACAATGATGACCCTGAAGATTGCACGCTTGAGGAGGACTCCGTTGATGGCCAG GACGATTCAGATGCTATTCCAGAGAACCTTCAGGAGATGGATATCATGGACATGAATGTTCTGGATGAAGCCGATATGGGCAATGAAGATGGGGATGATGAAGATGAACATGAGGAGCTTCAAGACACCCATTCGAACGAAGAAAATGCGAGCAGCCTAAGGGAAGATGCCGTAAATAACCACAATATGGAGGAGGCCAGTGATGCCATCATGAGCAGATCTGAGGAGGAG CAAATGGAGGCCAGCGGTGCAAATGTGAAGGAAAATCAGGATGCTGCTTGTCAG gAGGATGATGGAGAGGATGGGCATGAAGATGATAAAG AAAGTGAGAAAGTAGCCGGGTCTTGTATGTCAGAGCCGATTAAGGAAGACTGCACTGAAGAGGAGAAATCTTCAGTCTGGGAGTCTCACAAAGAGGAAGACAATGTGCACAACCTTTCTAATGTGGAGGACGCCAGCAATTTGGAAGCAGAATCAACGGCCTGTGAAGCAGACATTGACACTGCAAAGCAAAACGAAGTTCAGTCCACAAGCAAAGACCAAGCAAATGATCAGGACAATTTGGTGAACACTGAGAGCACTTCTGCTCAGGCCACAAATGATAATGAAACTGTTTTGTGCGAAATCGAAAGCGCAGTTGATTCTGAAAGAGCGTCAAAAGAAGATGGGGTTGAGGAAAGCAAGAAGACTGAATCTGCTGAATCTTCAGAAGGCAAAGAGTCCTCTGTTCAGGGTGATGATCAGACAAAGAG TGGTGACGAGGACAAATCAAGCAAGCCTGAGTCGAAAGATGATAAAG GTAGCGCTGGCGCAAGCGGAAGAAACCTTTGGGTCAGTGGACTTTCTTCAAACACCAGAGCGACTGATCTGAAGAATCTGTTCAGCAAATATGGCAAG GTTGTTGGTGCTAAAGTAGTAACTAACGCCCGAAGCCCAGGAGCTCGCTGTTATGGATTTGTCACTATGTGTTCTACTGAGGAGGCCACCAAGTGCATCAGCCATCTGCACAGAACCGAATTGCATGGCAGAATGATTTCAGTTGAAAGa GCCAAGAATGAGCCAGCTGGAAAGAAGCCTACTGACAAAAGTGATTGCAAAAATGCTGGTACTGACAGAAGACTCTCCTCTGACTCTAAGACTGAGAA AGCCGAGAACAATGATGAGAAGACTGAAAGCTCTGATGGCAAAG AGCCTGGTGGAGAAAGGACTGTTGTGATGGACAAATCAAAAGGAGAGCCAGTTATTAGCGTGAAAACAAAAAGCAAAGAGAGG AGCACCAAGAGTCGTGACCGCAAGTCCTCCAGCAAGGACAGGAAGGACATTTTGTCCTTCGATCAGAtaaaagagcagagagagagggagcgtcAGAGGCAGAGAGAACGAGAGATCAGAGAGGTGGAGAGACGCAAGCACTCTGG TGACCGCGACAGCCGTTTGGAGCGTGAACGTATCCGTCTCTTCCGGGAGCGGGAGGAGAAAGAGAGGCTCATGAAGAGGCGCAACTGGCTAGAGCTGGAGAAGCAGAAACTGGATGCCGACCGCATGGAGCGCGAGCTCCTGGAACGTGAGCGCATCCGTGTAGAGTACGAGCGTCGCCGCGAACAGGAGCGAATTCATCGCGAGAGAGTGGAGCTGCGGCGGCAGCAGGAGCAACTGCGCTTTGAACAGGACCGACGTCCTCTCAAGAGGCCTTATGACATGGATGGCAG AAAAGACGATTGGCAAATGAAGAGAATGAACATGGACGATCGTTGTGGAAGGTCTGATTTTGGACGGCAAGACCGCTACCAAGACTTTGATCACAGAGATCGCAGCCGCTATCAGGATGACATGATGATTGACAG GAGAGGTGGATTGCTAGGGGACAGAGACAATCAG CACTTCTCTGATCGGGACAGGCACAGCAGAGACAATCGTGATAACTGGGGTGGCAGCTATGACAAACGTGGAATGAATCCTACAAGGCCAGTGCCTGGAAG TCGCGACAACAGAGACTGGGAACCTGGACGTAAAATGGACGGGGACAGAAACTGGCAAG GACCAGACCGAGGTGTCCCAGGACAGGGTCACATAGCACGAGGTGGAATGGCAAG CCGGGGTGGGTACATACCAACAGGGACATCCCAGTCTCTCTCTGGAGCCTTAAACCGACCAAACCAGATTATACCTGGCAGCGGGATGCAGGGGGGCGGAGCCTTTGGTCGAcgctactaa